The following is a genomic window from Pygocentrus nattereri isolate fPygNat1 chromosome 8, fPygNat1.pri, whole genome shotgun sequence.
TATGACATCACTGGGGATAGAACTCAGGATAACTCAGGGACAACTCTTTAAACGtttactttattcttcttttaatttttttatattttaaatatgttatttttcaGCTTACACTTAAATTTCAGATtagttatttaataatttacagcagttaaaaaaactttttaaagccttgaaattaattaatgaataataagcctggagtTTAGAGGCGAAGCTTGGTTTAAATTATAATTTAGGGCTCCTACTTTAACCCTTCCCTTGCAGCTCTGTGATTAAATCATTCATTTGTGTCATAATAACATGCTTTCTCCTCTAATGTACAACAATGACTCAACCAGATGATGTCATATTTttgaggactttttttttttttacaaatggtTCCTTTTGCTTATGAAAAGAGTGACAGTCACCTGTAGCCACTCAGATCTACTGTTGGTGGCAGCAGTCCAGGCATTAGTCTTGCCCTGCTTGTCCAGACGTGCGTAGTGCGGGTGCCAGGTGAAGGCCTCGATGCCCCACGTGCGGAAGGAACTGGAGCTTGTCAGCTGACTGTCACCAATGAGCCGCGACTTGAAACCCAGTGGCTCTGAGCAACCTGTCGTGTTCAAATACACTGTGGAgtgagacacagggagagaaagggcgagagagagagagagagatagagaaagagagagagagagagcgagcacaagagagcgagagagatgcaCAAAGCGCCAGAGGAgcgagaaaaaagagaaagaaggaaggagtGATAAAGAAATGGGAAGCGTATCAGCACAAGCAGCACAAACCGGATGGGAGCTGGCTCGACCTGAAGTGGTACGAGTGCAGGCCTCATGCAGTGTCGGtagcgtgtgtgtgagatggggtgtgtgagAAGCACATGCACACAAGTGCTGCCAGTGTGTGATGTATGCATGCGGGTGAGATGGATCGGCCTGAGAGATACACATTCACAGTGAGACGTGGTAAAGCTCAGCTTTACATCAttaacacagcacacacactgctccCAAAGGCCTGAGAACAATTGAACACATTGAACATGTTTCAATCATATCCAATCTCCATAATAACCAAACATCTAAACATCTCTGCTACTACTGGTGCTTCTGAGCAGACTCTAGCAACAAATGAAAATATCTAAGTTCTTAGAATGGACAATGCTTCACATTCATTGACTTGATTCATTGTTAGCACATACTGGTTCTGTTGCAATTTTTGGTTGGGTGTTCTAAATAGAGCCAATGTTTCCGAAGTTTTGTGCACATAGAACATTAGTTGGCTTAGGTCCCAGGTAGGACAGAGTCTCAGCCTTTGACTTGGCTCCACAAGCAGTACAGATTTTTGATttaacacacacagtcacaatgCCATATGTGGAAGTCTGTCATTCTATTTACTATAATTGTGTTGTGTATCTCCATGATGCCTTTGGATCCATTtaaataagtaataattcaTATCATTTCCTGACAGTTACTTAAGGAAGGCCAGAGTATCTTGGATAATTACATCTCCACTACTATTCTGTTAAACTGGATagtgtttcagtgtttaccGTTAAGTTCGCAGCCCACTAGCTCCATTCTCAGGGTGCAGGCTTTACGGCACACCAAGGGCAAAATGCGGATGTACTGAGCTATTATGGGTGGGTCAAACAGGTTGGTCTTTGTGCCATCATTGTCCACATTTCCCACAAAAACCTGGTGGAGAAGATGAAATTCAATTCATATTAAAGATGAAAGATGAAGAGGAAATTCAattcatattaaataaatacaaatgcttATTAAACACCCATGTTGAATACCACATTATCAATTTAGTGCTGAAGGTCCAGGCAGTCCGGCCCTCCATAAGCAAAACTGATGACCTGATCTGGAGCATTATTGAGTACAAAATTGTGTCAGAACATTTAACTCACTGTGTCTGCCTTCTGGTCCTCAGCTTTGTAGATGGTGTATGTACGTCCATCCAAACTGGAGGCCACCTTGAAGGATTTGATATACTCAGCAGTGCCCATACGGCTAGCACCCTGGGTGATGATGCCAGTGAAACGCATCTTCCTTTCCATGTTGATCTACACATACAGACCAAATCAGACAAGATGAACAACACAGACTGTAGTTGGACCGTCAAGTGTGTATGACTGCATTGTTTGTACTATGTTGCCAGTTTATcactcaaataatatctggtgaGCAATGCGTCTACAGTAGTACAGATGGACAGGTTGGAGTGCAACTATATGGTACATGTACTtgataaaatggtcagtgaGTTTAGGTACACGTTAAGAGAAAGCACACCTCGATCCAGGGTTTCTTGTCGTGTGAGGCTGAAGTCCAGGCATTCACTAGGCCTTTATTGTTGAGACGAGCCAGCTCAGGCCCCCAGCGCTGCAATCCCAACATGCCATAGTGGACAGAAGAAGCAGTGATTTGAGACTCGGCTATGCCACCACCCTCCATCCCCAACAGAGAGATGCAGCCTGCAAGACAAAATGACACATTATCAGCCTGTCCACGTGTGCAGGAGACAGACAGCAAGGCAGGCAGATGGACTAACAGTGTGAAGACCATGCTCATGGGGTGACATACACATAAAACCATGGATAGATAGCAATGTCATCAAGAAAAATGGAGCCTTTAGTAAGAAATGGAAATGGAGTAAGAAATGGAGCCTAGAAACAGAGCTTAGTAACTCTATAGAGAATAGAGCATATTTGAAATTagaaagaatatttaaatttgaaGAAAGTGGAACATGCAGCAACATAATATATCttaaatttaaaacattaaaataaaagtgacCCAGtactaaagaaaaaaactgcGTTGTTCCACTCACGCAGTTGGCAATGCTTTCCGACATAAGGTGATGGGCATTTGCAGGTAAAATCTCCATCAAGGTCTCGGCACTGACCCCCATTTTGGCATGGCTGACCTGCACAGTCGTCCACATCTGTAAACAGCAGATGAATCAGTTAATACTGTATATCAGTAAATTTTGTACATCTCTTAATATTTCTTTGCAAAATCAGATAGTTCTGTACTCATTGCCTTGCTGCAGTTCTCTATATGACCTAGAGATGGCACTCTAGTCTTCAGTAATCCATCACACCAATAAACATCGCCCAAAATCATTATCATTAGACTTATGTTCAGATTATGCTTTCGGTCCTATGTCAGCCTTCTTAAAGTATTATGAAGGCCTGCAAAAAGTCTGATTGAGAGGTTTAGACCTCGTTTGAGCACACCTAATCGAAGGATCTTTCTTATCTCTTATCATAAAGAGCCCCTATGGAATTTTGAACTGCACTGGCTTGTCTTCAAAGCAACCTGAAGAGAATCCACTCCATGAaagactgaaaaataaacacaggcaGGGTGCACTATAAACCTAGACTCAAGCAGGCCCTCATTTAACTGTGGCCCtgtaaataaagttatttatttatttatactaaAAGCAattagtactttataccccttcatatttattcatagttcatagtactttataccccttcatatttataacctgtacattcttgtttataacctgtataacccccttcatgtcTATACCTCCTCATATTTTTAACCTGTAcatactatacttactgtacattgtaacatacatatttatatttctgctaagcacttctggatggatgcaaactgcatttcgttgctttgtacctgcgacatacgcaatgacaataaagttgaattctattctattctaaagaGGATAGAGCCTCTGAAAAGATAGCAGACAGCAGTTGTAATGTGGTTCTTAATCCACTTACTGAGTAAAAGAGCAAAGACCTCATCCTGGAAATGCTATACACAGACTAAAGTCACTGAAATGCATATATACAAAACATTGCTCAAATCACTAGAGCCATAAAATGCCTAAAGCCTGATGATCAGGAGAGTGACTCAAAGATGGagagattatttttttaaaaccagaGACCTGCAATACAAAACACTGCGGCAACATTCATCCAGCACAGCAACAAGCCACTCTAACAAACCCACACTGATAACAGCAGCACCCGTGACTCCGCTGTCAGGCCAAGTAAAGCTGGTAATGGaaacttttagaaaaaaaatggaggAAATCAGAGGATTATGCGATTGTGTGTGCAGATGGAGTGTGTGACTGGTCACGGCCTCTGTAAGCCAAAACAgtaatgagaaactgaaacatGGCCAAACTCCAGAGTTCAGGCAGAACTCCCGTTTATGTAACCATTTTGACTACAAACCACTGCACTGAACAGGTGGCTATACGCAGGTCAGACCGCAGGTTCACTGGATATCAGCACCACTCTCACATTGTATTAAGTATTACTTTaagaaacacaaacatagtAAGAGAATCCCAGAGATATCACACTCCAGTGTTTCtcatagtatatatatatttcaactTCTTTAGAAAGTGATCACGCTGAGAAAAGTAGGAAGAAATCCTGATGagaatggaaatgaaatgagGAATTGAGGAAATGAGAATTGGATGATTAGAAATGAGAAATTAGGAAATGGGgcagccgtgggctggaggttagggatccagccttgtgaccggaaggttgctggttcgtatccccagagccgacagcacatgactgaggtgtccttgagcaagacacctaacccccaactgctccccgggcgctgcagattgggctgccctccgctctgggcaagtgtgctcactgccccctagtgtgtgtctgtgctcactagagtgtatgtggtgtttcacttcacagatgggttaaatgcggaggtgaaatttccccgttgtgggactaataagggtctcttaagtttaagtttaaatgAGACATCCATGCTCCAcctacaaatgtgttctttcatagctactgtCTGAGGCTGGCAAAAATTACACTCAACCtaaattgtattgtattgatctatgtttaaagtcactgaattTCCAAAAGACTTTTTGTGAtacttaataataaatacagtgCAGCGTTCAACACACatatttcacctccacatttaacccatccgtgaagtgaaacaccacatgcacactagtgagcacacacacacacacacacacacacacacacactagggggcagtgagcacaattACCCAGAGcattgggcagccctatccacggtgcccggagagcaattaggggttaggtgtcttgctcaaggacacctcagtcatggactgctgGCGCTTGGGATCAAACTGGCtactttccggtcacagggccagttccctaacctccagccccaaCCAGTCTTGCAGTGCTATTTCATGTTCAGTGTGCTATTTACAGTAGCAAAAGTGTACTATCCAAACTAAATAATCTACGGCAAAGACATCATGCCCATTACGAAtttgacaaaaatgaataaataaatgataacataaaattaataaataatttaagaaATAAATGATGACTTTCACTACACCAAGTGCTATGAGAGATGTTTCTATCAAAGACAGAAATGCCCAAAATGTATAACTGCCACCAAATTAGTGTTTTCTTAAACCACGATGGAAGGTTTGACAACTGTCAtgatattaaattaaatcagcaCAAGCCTAATAATGTTATAGCTGGACTATATGGTTCTGGCTAATTAGCCAGGTGTGGCAACTAATCAGGTTGGAAATTCACCTTTCACAGTGTGTGTAACACACGGTGTGTGTTACATTAATACATGCAGACGTATGTCAGGATCCAAAAACTTCCTGCAAAATCTGACCTTTTAATTTACTATTTGACTTGCTAAGTGCAGGAACACCATATTTAGCAGTTTTTTTCTGAATCAGCCGTGCtccttctttcaattttaacaaaaatttTAAGTACAGCTTTAACAGTTAAAAATCACCTTCTAGGAAGGGGATCAGTGGTGGAGAGACTACTGTAGTCATTCTATTCTAAATTTGACCCTTTGTGGAGAGGCCAGCTATAATGTTCTTATGGGTCTGTTCCTATTATAATCATGATTCTTAAGAAGAACAAGAGGGGCCTTGCAAAACAGAACTGTGGACTAGTGCTTGGTCATCTAGTGACATGTAAATACAGTGATCGTGATAGAACATGTACCATCTTTAAGGCAGGTTGCCTAGGTTgcagagcaagaaagagagagaatgaaagagaaagagacagagagagagagagagagagagagagagagagaacagctgTTTCACTCAAAAATATTCAGTGTGGTATAATATGAGTGAACATCAATAGGAAATGTTGGCTGCTGCATGAAAGCCGATACAGTTCTCATGACAGTTGCACTGTGACCCTGATCGATACAAAGCAAGGTCAGCAGGCTTCAGCATTTGGCTGAGGCAGAGGAACGTTAGAGGGAATGATGCTGCTGAGCAGGCTGCTGCTTATAACTGAGGGAGTGGAGCATCTGAGAGAATGGCCATGCAGCAGCAGGATGGGGCTCAACAGAGGGAAGCTTTTAAATCCCTCCAGAGTTCGCCGCCACCATAACGTCTTGTGATTGCTAGTCATGCAAAGAGACCCCTGGCAGCAGTATCTGTAACAAGATTAAAGAGAGTCTGGCTGACTGTAGCGAAGGTGCCCCTCAGGGACGTGCTTTAAGATGTGTGCGCCGAGTTCACACAGGGAGACTCatctgtaataaaactctggATACTTCACTGCTCAATTTCCAAAGCAAGCTAATGAACAGAGACTAATGTAAACTGTACAAATTATTGTCATGAAgatgtttctgttcatttgagagTGAAGTGTTGAGACGAGGGCTGCACGATATATCATTTGTTAGTCACTATCGTGATAAGACAAAATTGTGCAAAAGAGATAATTAGCTTCACTTTGGGAACAGTTTATTTGTAGTTGTGAGTAACACAATTTTCGTGATTGTGATAAATTACGTTACAATACGTTTTTTCTGAACAAATGGTTACCGTCATTACTTAAAGAGTCATGGTATTCAAGTTTGTTTTAAACTTGGGTTAGAATGAGTGGTAACTAGTTTTACAATAAATACCTTGAGAGGTTATGTTCTTGATTTTAGGCTTGCAGTTAACAATTAATTACAGGCTAATTACAGTCAGTTATCACTCAAACTAATTAGAGAAAATGACATCTGTTACACAGAGACCACAATTAGGTTTGTTTAATTGGACTTTGTGCAATTTAGTA
Proteins encoded in this region:
- the mfge8b gene encoding milk fat globule EGF and factor V/VIII domain containing b isoform X2 — protein: MKTCTASSLSFPLFAACLFLLCVSAESGDNCEVNVCQNGGTCLTGAGKDRFRCICSDGFTGETCNETDTGPCHSNPCKNDAICEVIASSTRGDVFSGYVCRCQKGFEGIHCQNNVDDCAGQPCQNGGQCRDLDGDFTCKCPSPYVGKHCQLRCISLLGMEGGGIAESQITASSVHYGMLGLQRWGPELARLNNKGLVNAWTSASHDKKPWIEINMERKMRFTGIITQGASRMGTAEYIKSFKVASSLDGRTYTIYKAEDQKADTVFVGNVDNDGTKTNLFDPPIIAQYIRILPLVCRKACTLRMELVGCELNGCSEPLGFKSRLIGDSQLTSSSSFRTWGIEAFTWHPHYARLDKQGKTNAWTAATNSRSEWLQVDLLSPKRITGIITQGAKDFGNVQFVSAYRVSYSDDGKHWTVVKDDKTKSDKIFPGNSDNNVHKKNVFEPPFYGRFVRILPWAWHERITVRMELLGCAE
- the mfge8b gene encoding milk fat globule EGF and factor V/VIII domain containing b isoform X1, which gives rise to MKTCTASSLSFPLFAACLFLLCVSAESGDNCEVNVCQNGGTCLTGAGKDRFRCICSDGFTGETCNETDTGPCHSNPCKNDAICEVIASSTRGDVFSGYVCRCQKGFEGIHCQNNVDDCAGQPCQNGGQCRDLDGDFTCKCPSPYVGKHCQLRCISLLGMEGGGIAESQITASSVHYGMLGLQRWGPELARLNNKGLVNAWTSASHDKKPWIEINMERKMRFTGIITQGASRMGTAEYIKSFKVASSLDGRTYTIYKAEDQKADTVFVGNVDNDGTKTNLFDPPIIAQYIRILPLVCRKACTLRMELVGCELNVYLNTTGCSEPLGFKSRLIGDSQLTSSSSFRTWGIEAFTWHPHYARLDKQGKTNAWTAATNSRSEWLQVDLLSPKRITGIITQGAKDFGNVQFVSAYRVSYSDDGKHWTVVKDDKTKSDKIFPGNSDNNVHKKNVFEPPFYGRFVRILPWAWHERITVRMELLGCAE